A genome region from Halorussus pelagicus includes the following:
- a CDS encoding RNase P subunit p30 family protein — protein MPRYEGVHAHPDGDSTAARFAAAAARHGFDGVVVRNHSDATPDYDAERIAEEYDVDVVDAIEIRADNPDVASGHVGNYRPKHTVVALHGGTNALNRFAVESDRVDVLAHPMRGRGDFNHVLAKAAAEHGTRVEFDLSRVLREDGGPRVQALQDLRKLREIVTQYDAPYVVSANPTSHLQLRAPRELVAVGETIGFSSDQIRQGLAEWAALAERNRERMSDAFIAPGVKRGRYEEDA, from the coding sequence ATGCCACGCTACGAGGGCGTCCACGCCCATCCCGACGGCGACAGCACCGCGGCGCGCTTCGCGGCCGCCGCCGCCCGACACGGCTTCGACGGCGTCGTCGTGCGCAACCATAGCGACGCCACTCCCGACTACGACGCCGAGCGAATCGCCGAGGAGTACGACGTGGACGTAGTGGACGCCATCGAAATCCGGGCCGACAACCCCGACGTGGCGTCGGGCCACGTCGGCAACTACCGGCCAAAACACACCGTGGTGGCGCTCCACGGCGGGACCAACGCCCTGAATCGCTTCGCGGTTGAGTCCGACCGCGTGGACGTGCTGGCCCACCCCATGCGCGGCCGGGGCGACTTCAACCACGTTCTGGCGAAGGCCGCGGCAGAACACGGGACGCGCGTGGAGTTCGACCTCTCGCGGGTCCTGCGCGAGGACGGCGGCCCGCGCGTGCAGGCCTTACAGGACCTCCGAAAGCTTCGGGAGATCGTCACCCAGTACGACGCGCCGTACGTCGTCAGCGCGAACCCGACCAGCCATCTCCAACTGCGGGCACCCCGCGAGTTGGTCGCGGTCGGCGAGACAATCGGCTTCTCCAGCGACCAGATTCGGCAAGGTCTGGCGGAGTGGGCGGCGCTCGCCGAGCGCAACCGCGAGCGCATGTCCGACGCGTTCATTGCACCGGGCGTCAAACGCGGCAGGTATGAAGAGGACGCTTGA
- a CDS encoding M14 family metallopeptidase: MRIEQLGEGTPEIAVVAAIHGDEPCGVRAIERLLASSPAVERPVKFIVANEEALDRGVRYVEEDLNRAFPGDPDAETHERRLAAALSREVRDCTTLSLHSTQSYADPFALVDTVDAVARSVCPYLPVSVLVETEAESDGRLIEYPHVLEVECGLQGSDEAADNAVDLIRGFLEATGALPDDEPVAGFDRDEVEVYRLGGPVPKVGDDDFRVFAQNFERVAAGERFAASDERELIADESFYPVLMSPYGYENVFGYRGERVGVLDG; the protein is encoded by the coding sequence ATGCGAATCGAGCAGTTGGGCGAGGGGACCCCCGAAATCGCCGTCGTCGCCGCGATTCACGGCGACGAACCGTGCGGCGTTCGGGCGATAGAGCGTCTCCTCGCGTCGTCGCCAGCAGTCGAGCGCCCAGTCAAGTTCATTGTCGCCAACGAGGAGGCGCTGGACCGCGGCGTCAGATACGTCGAGGAGGATCTGAACCGCGCGTTTCCGGGCGATCCGGACGCCGAAACCCACGAGCGGCGACTCGCCGCCGCGCTCTCCCGAGAGGTGCGCGACTGCACGACGCTCTCGCTCCACTCCACGCAGTCGTACGCCGACCCCTTCGCGCTGGTCGATACCGTCGATGCGGTCGCGCGCTCGGTCTGCCCGTATCTGCCGGTCTCCGTGCTGGTCGAGACCGAAGCCGAGAGCGACGGCCGCCTCATCGAGTACCCCCACGTCCTCGAAGTCGAGTGCGGCCTGCAAGGCTCCGACGAGGCCGCCGACAACGCCGTGGACCTGATTCGGGGCTTCCTCGAAGCGACCGGTGCCCTCCCCGACGACGAACCGGTCGCCGGATTCGACCGCGACGAAGTCGAGGTCTACCGACTCGGTGGCCCGGTGCCCAAGGTCGGTGACGACGACTTCCGTGTGTTCGCCCAGAACTTCGAGCGCGTCGCCGCGGGCGAGCGCTTCGCCGCCTCCGACGAGCGCGAACTAATCGCCGACGAATCGTTCTACCCGGTCCTGATGTCGCCGTACGGCTACGAGAACGTCTTCGGCTACCGCGGCGAACGCGTCGGCGTCCTCGACGGCTGA
- a CDS encoding class I SAM-dependent methyltransferase — MKRTLEEHASRFDDIAGEYDDSQNDTEEYRACVSLVVEHTDPSPEDTVADLGTGTGAIALALADDAGEVVGRDISEGMMERAREKADSKGIENVAFGEGRFRNPNVESADIVVSNFAMHHLSDEEKVEAIETIAELGPRKFVLGDVMFFGEPNPDEPFYSPEVDDPSTVGHLADALTEAGFALTAVEKVHEQVGVLVAERGNGE, encoded by the coding sequence ATGAAGAGGACGCTTGAGGAACACGCTTCGCGCTTCGACGACATCGCCGGCGAGTACGACGACAGCCAGAACGACACCGAAGAGTACCGCGCCTGCGTCTCGCTCGTGGTCGAACACACAGACCCCAGTCCCGAGGACACCGTGGCTGACCTCGGCACCGGCACCGGAGCCATCGCGCTGGCGCTCGCCGACGACGCCGGGGAGGTCGTCGGCCGCGACATCAGCGAGGGGATGATGGAGCGCGCCCGCGAGAAGGCCGACTCGAAGGGCATCGAGAACGTGGCGTTCGGGGAAGGGCGCTTCCGGAACCCCAACGTCGAGAGCGCCGACATCGTGGTCTCGAACTTCGCCATGCACCACCTCAGCGACGAGGAGAAGGTCGAAGCCATCGAGACCATCGCGGAGTTGGGACCCCGGAAGTTCGTCCTCGGCGACGTGATGTTCTTCGGCGAACCGAACCCCGACGAACCGTTCTACAGCCCGGAAGTGGACGACCCCTCGACCGTGGGACATCTGGCCGACGCGCTGACCGAGGCCGGGTTCGCGCTGACGGCGGTGGAGAAAGTTCACGAGCAGGTCGGTGTGTTGGTAGCCGAGCGCGGGAACGGCGAGTAA
- a CDS encoding DUF1028 domain-containing protein has protein sequence MEPRPSTFSIVARDPETEAVGVAVQSKFVSVGSVVPFASADAGAIATQSFANVAYGPDGLDLLREGQSAEEVVEELTDDDPEAPQRQVGVVGRDGSVAAYTGEECFEFAGDRQGESYTVQGNILENEATLDAMEDAYRDTEGGLPEKLIAALHAGNEAGGDKRGEQSAALYVVKPEGGYDGKNDRWIDVRVDDHEAPIDELERVFKLYDVTLLEREEPDDVRELSGETAEEVTATLAELGFYDGEATETFGEDERDALEAFRGMNNFENHDLAVVEDALARGWSESVGNGEDRMVDAIWHGLSRLERE, from the coding sequence ATGGAACCGCGACCATCCACGTTCTCCATCGTCGCGCGCGACCCCGAAACCGAGGCGGTCGGCGTGGCCGTCCAGTCGAAGTTCGTCAGCGTCGGCTCCGTCGTTCCGTTCGCCAGCGCCGACGCCGGAGCTATCGCCACCCAGAGCTTCGCCAACGTTGCCTACGGCCCGGACGGTCTCGACCTGCTCCGCGAGGGGCAGTCTGCCGAGGAAGTAGTCGAAGAACTCACCGACGACGACCCCGAGGCACCACAGCGGCAGGTCGGCGTCGTCGGGCGAGACGGCTCCGTCGCGGCGTACACCGGCGAAGAGTGCTTCGAGTTCGCGGGCGACCGGCAGGGCGAGAGCTACACGGTGCAGGGAAACATCCTCGAAAACGAGGCGACCCTCGACGCGATGGAAGACGCCTACCGGGACACGGAGGGCGGTCTGCCGGAGAAACTCATCGCCGCGCTCCACGCGGGCAACGAGGCGGGCGGCGACAAGCGCGGCGAGCAGAGCGCGGCGCTCTACGTCGTCAAGCCCGAGGGCGGTTACGACGGGAAGAACGACCGCTGGATAGACGTGCGCGTGGACGACCACGAGGCCCCAATCGACGAACTCGAACGGGTGTTCAAGCTTTACGACGTGACCCTACTGGAGCGCGAGGAACCCGACGACGTGCGGGAGCTATCGGGTGAAACCGCCGAGGAAGTCACCGCGACGCTCGCGGAGTTGGGGTTCTACGACGGCGAGGCGACAGAGACCTTCGGCGAGGACGAGCGCGACGCCCTCGAAGCGTTCCGCGGGATGAACAACTTCGAGAACCACGACCTCGCGGTCGTCGAGGACGCGCTCGCTCGCGGGTGGAGCGAGTCGGTCGGCAACGGTGAAGACCGCATGGTTGACGCCATCTGGCACGGCCTGTCGCGCTTGGAGCGCGAGTAG
- a CDS encoding DUF7344 domain-containing protein, whose amino-acid sequence MTTTDSCPDTADANPHSPERAVPLDATFDALENEDCRVLLWHLAESDDALVVDDLVDRLAETETDEERLRARLHHSHLPKLADAGLVAYDAERELVAYGEDARFEAMVPIIESFEQTDHPISLDSLLGLLADFRRREALVTLLNHEDLSLPDLADEVTIAERGEPLTRIDADDVLQVYLSLYHTHVPKLARAGLVDYDQDDDYVALTDAGLALESPIRALCDPTDD is encoded by the coding sequence ATGACAACGACCGACTCTTGCCCCGATACGGCGGACGCTAACCCGCACAGTCCTGAGCGCGCCGTCCCGCTCGATGCCACGTTCGACGCTCTCGAAAACGAGGACTGTCGGGTCCTGCTTTGGCACCTCGCCGAGAGCGACGACGCGCTCGTCGTCGATGACCTCGTGGACCGACTCGCGGAGACGGAGACCGACGAAGAGCGACTGCGCGCGCGACTTCACCACAGCCACTTGCCCAAACTCGCCGACGCGGGCCTCGTGGCGTACGACGCCGAGCGCGAACTCGTCGCCTACGGCGAGGACGCCCGGTTCGAGGCGATGGTTCCCATAATCGAGTCGTTCGAGCAGACTGACCACCCTATCTCGCTGGACTCGCTGCTCGGCCTGCTCGCGGATTTCCGGCGGCGCGAGGCGCTGGTCACGCTCCTAAACCACGAGGACCTGTCACTCCCGGACCTCGCCGACGAGGTGACTATCGCCGAGCGCGGCGAACCCCTCACGCGAATCGACGCCGACGACGTGTTGCAGGTCTATCTGTCGCTGTATCACACGCACGTCCCGAAACTCGCCCGCGCGGGCCTCGTGGACTACGACCAAGACGACGACTACGTCGCGCTGACCGATGCGGGTCTCGCGCTCGAATCGCCGATTCGGGCGCTGTGTGACCCGACCGACGACTGA
- the gdhB gene encoding glutamate dehydrogenase GdhB, producing MATNTLDDPEGDDYSETESALETALRQLSAAATHVDVDEGVIERLKHPTRVVEVGVPLKRDDGSVEVFTGYRAQHDDVRGPYKGGLRFHPDVTAEECVGLSMWMTWKCAVMDLPFGGGKGGIVVNPKELSTEEKERLTRRFAEEIRETIGPKRDIPAPDMGTDAQTMAWFMDAYSMQEGETTPGVVTGKPPVIGGSEGREEAPGRSVAIIAREALQYYDTDVDEATVAVQGFGSVGANAARLLDDWGANVVAVSDVNGAAYDTTGLDTHAVPSHEEQPEAVMQYDAPNTLTNEEILELDVDVLVPAAIGNVLTADNASDVQADIVVEGANGPTTSAADEILDERGVEVIPDILANAGGVTVSYFEWLQDINRRQWSLERVNEELESHMLSAWDDVRTEVETRDLSWRDAAYVVALERVGEAKSSRGLWP from the coding sequence ATGGCAACGAATACACTGGACGACCCCGAGGGAGACGACTACTCGGAGACCGAATCGGCGCTCGAAACGGCCTTGCGACAGCTCTCGGCGGCGGCCACGCACGTTGACGTGGACGAGGGCGTCATCGAACGCCTCAAACACCCGACGCGGGTGGTCGAAGTCGGCGTGCCGCTGAAGCGCGACGATGGAAGCGTCGAAGTGTTCACGGGGTATCGCGCCCAGCACGACGACGTGCGCGGCCCGTACAAGGGCGGCCTGCGCTTCCACCCCGACGTGACCGCCGAGGAGTGTGTCGGTCTCTCGATGTGGATGACGTGGAAGTGCGCCGTGATGGACCTGCCCTTTGGCGGCGGGAAGGGCGGCATCGTCGTGAACCCGAAGGAACTCAGCACCGAAGAGAAGGAGCGTCTGACCCGACGCTTCGCCGAGGAAATTCGGGAGACTATCGGCCCGAAGCGCGACATCCCCGCGCCGGACATGGGCACCGACGCCCAGACGATGGCGTGGTTCATGGACGCTTACTCGATGCAGGAGGGCGAGACGACGCCCGGCGTCGTCACGGGCAAGCCGCCCGTCATCGGGGGGAGCGAAGGCCGCGAGGAAGCGCCGGGTCGCTCGGTCGCCATCATCGCACGCGAGGCGCTCCAATACTACGACACGGACGTAGACGAGGCCACCGTGGCGGTTCAAGGATTCGGCTCGGTCGGCGCGAACGCCGCGCGCCTACTCGACGACTGGGGCGCGAACGTCGTCGCCGTCAGCGACGTGAACGGCGCGGCCTACGACACGACGGGGCTGGACACCCACGCGGTCCCCTCCCACGAGGAACAGCCCGAGGCCGTGATGCAGTACGACGCGCCGAACACGCTCACGAACGAGGAGATTCTGGAACTCGACGTGGACGTGCTGGTTCCGGCGGCCATTGGGAACGTCCTCACCGCGGACAACGCCAGCGACGTGCAGGCCGACATCGTGGTCGAGGGCGCGAACGGCCCGACAACTTCGGCCGCGGACGAAATCCTCGACGAGCGCGGGGTCGAAGTCATCCCGGACATCCTCGCCAACGCGGGCGGGGTCACCGTCTCGTACTTCGAGTGGCTGCAGGACATCAATCGTCGTCAGTGGTCGCTCGAACGCGTCAACGAGGAATTGGAATCACACATGCTCTCGGCGTGGGACGACGTACGGACCGAAGTCGAGACCCGCGACCTGAGTTGGCGCGACGCCGCCTACGTCGTCGCGCTCGAACGGGTCGGCGAGGCGAAATCGAGTCGCGGTCTCTGGCCGTAG
- a CDS encoding serpin family protein, with product MSLRRRETLALSGAFLAGLAGCTGSDDPQTTGTATDTTSDTSTPEETTTEESPGFEDFDAPPFPEIDPTTDPELAEDLLADQIRENVGFALDLLAVLRDQQDDPNLFYSPYSVSVTLAMTYAGAREETAAEMADALRFVLDRQNLHPAFSSLAAEFERRNEDGEDTDARTVSGDDEDPGPAFEFTTANGVWGQEGFSFREEFLDLLDAYYGAGLRLADFRGDPEAARERINSWVAERTEGNIEDLLPRDAIDQATRLVLTNAVYFSARWEIPFSEDETEERTFTALDGSTARVPTMHNELKANYAEIDGHQLVELPYANGETSMVVVLPAAGEFETFEASLTVDRLATMLDQTSRAQVTLALPKFEVESSFSLVKAMTNLGMERAFGPSADLSGMSEENLFVSDVVHQSFVSVDERGTEAAAATAAVIAESALSKRVEMTVDRPFLFYIRDRPTETPLFVGRVTDLSGE from the coding sequence ATGTCCCTCCGACGCCGCGAAACCCTCGCGCTGTCCGGTGCCTTCCTCGCCGGACTCGCGGGATGTACGGGAAGCGACGACCCGCAGACGACCGGAACCGCGACCGACACGACCAGCGACACGTCCACTCCCGAGGAGACGACCACCGAGGAGTCGCCCGGTTTCGAGGACTTCGACGCGCCGCCCTTCCCCGAAATCGACCCCACGACCGACCCCGAACTCGCCGAGGACCTGCTCGCCGACCAGATTCGGGAGAACGTCGGGTTCGCGCTCGACCTGCTCGCGGTCCTGCGCGACCAGCAAGACGACCCGAACCTCTTCTACTCCCCCTACAGCGTCTCGGTTACGCTGGCGATGACCTACGCCGGTGCGCGCGAAGAGACGGCCGCCGAGATGGCCGACGCGCTCCGGTTCGTTCTCGACCGGCAAAATCTCCATCCGGCGTTTTCGTCGCTCGCCGCCGAGTTCGAGCGACGCAACGAGGACGGCGAGGATACGGACGCCCGGACGGTGTCGGGCGACGACGAGGACCCCGGTCCGGCCTTCGAGTTCACCACCGCGAACGGCGTGTGGGGCCAAGAGGGGTTCTCCTTCCGCGAGGAGTTTCTGGACCTGCTCGATGCCTACTACGGCGCGGGCCTGCGACTCGCGGACTTCAGGGGCGACCCGGAAGCGGCCCGAGAGCGAATCAACTCGTGGGTCGCCGAGCGCACCGAGGGCAACATCGAGGACCTGCTTCCCCGAGACGCCATCGACCAAGCGACTCGTCTCGTGCTGACGAACGCGGTCTACTTCTCGGCGCGCTGGGAGATTCCGTTCTCCGAGGACGAGACGGAGGAGCGGACCTTCACCGCGCTCGACGGTTCGACCGCGCGGGTGCCGACGATGCACAACGAACTGAAGGCGAACTACGCCGAAATCGACGGCCACCAACTGGTCGAACTCCCCTACGCCAACGGCGAGACGAGCATGGTCGTCGTCCTCCCCGCGGCGGGCGAGTTCGAGACCTTCGAGGCGTCGCTGACGGTCGATAGACTCGCCACGATGCTCGACCAGACGAGTCGCGCGCAGGTCACGCTCGCGCTCCCGAAGTTCGAGGTCGAGTCGTCGTTCAGCCTCGTGAAGGCGATGACGAATCTCGGAATGGAGCGAGCGTTCGGGCCGTCGGCGGACCTGTCGGGGATGAGCGAGGAGAATCTGTTCGTCAGCGATGTGGTCCACCAGAGCTTCGTGTCGGTGGACGAGCGCGGCACCGAGGCGGCGGCCGCGACGGCGGCGGTAATCGCTGAAAGCGCGTTGTCGAAGCGAGTCGAGATGACCGTGGACCGGCCGTTCCTGTTCTACATCCGGGACCGCCCGACAGAGACGCCGCTGTTCGTCGGGCGCGTGACCGACCTCTCCGGCGAGTAG
- a CDS encoding DUF7528 family protein, whose protein sequence is MTRAEADRLRAALGEALTERREFVRTVGTHREDGSYVVERRGADSSGHRKVFESVAEIRRLYDCLPESFTAADVERSGLTGGRRHVLVHHFAEHPAFDCELAKHQPLTATKTDETPRSAGGETGD, encoded by the coding sequence CTGACCAGAGCCGAGGCCGACCGGCTACGCGCGGCGCTCGGCGAGGCGTTGACCGAGCGCCGAGAGTTCGTGCGCACGGTCGGGACCCACCGCGAGGACGGCAGTTACGTCGTGGAGCGCCGCGGGGCGGACTCCTCGGGCCACCGAAAGGTGTTCGAGAGCGTCGCCGAAATCCGGCGACTCTACGACTGTCTGCCCGAGTCGTTCACCGCCGCGGACGTGGAGCGGTCGGGGCTGACCGGCGGGCGCAGGCACGTTCTGGTTCATCACTTCGCGGAGCATCCGGCCTTCGACTGTGAGTTGGCCAAGCACCAGCCCCTCACCGCGACCAAGACCGACGAAACGCCCCGGAGCGCGGGAGGTGAAACCGGAGACTGA
- a CDS encoding DUF309 domain-containing protein encodes MDKHTRDESVGPPRAGTPTGWRPAEGHWEHDTLRRATVHGIRLFNVGEFHESHDCFEDEWYNYGSGTTESSFLHGMVQVAAGAYKHFDFEDDGGMRSLFETALQYLHGVPRDYYGVDVLDVRETMTRALDDPTVLEEWRISLDGAYPTADDSDFAYAESLE; translated from the coding sequence ATGGACAAACACACCCGCGACGAATCGGTCGGGCCGCCCCGTGCCGGGACCCCGACCGGGTGGCGTCCCGCGGAGGGCCACTGGGAACACGACACGCTCCGGCGGGCGACGGTCCACGGGATTCGACTGTTCAACGTCGGCGAGTTCCACGAATCGCACGACTGCTTCGAAGACGAGTGGTACAACTACGGAAGCGGGACCACCGAGAGTTCGTTCCTCCACGGGATGGTCCAAGTCGCCGCGGGCGCGTACAAGCACTTCGACTTCGAGGACGACGGCGGGATGCGGTCGCTGTTCGAGACGGCGCTCCAGTACCTCCACGGCGTCCCCCGCGACTACTACGGGGTGGACGTGCTGGACGTGCGCGAGACGATGACTCGGGCGCTCGACGACCCGACCGTACTGGAGGAGTGGCGAATTTCGCTCGACGGAGCGTACCCGACCGCCGACGACTCGGATTTCGCCTACGCGGAGTCGCTGGAGTGA
- a CDS encoding inositol monophosphatase family protein, which yields MTDDAEERLAVAKRAASTGSEIAAESFRADIEVETKSEKTDVVTEADRQTQRRVIEVIREEYPDDAIVGEEEDELKEVPDEGDAWVIDPIDGTNNYVRSIPVWTTSVAAVRDGEPVAAVNDCPALGETYVAGRDGTYRDGDSVSVSEKTDPETFAVAPTIWWGFDRREEYAAICRELVERFADIRRFGSAQVTLGMVAAGSLEGTVTNVDPNPWDTVAGVHMVRQAGGTVTDLQGDPWRHDSESLVASNGETHDELVAAVRDLD from the coding sequence ATGACCGACGACGCCGAGGAGCGTCTCGCAGTGGCGAAACGCGCCGCCAGCACGGGGAGCGAAATCGCCGCCGAGAGCTTTCGAGCGGACATCGAGGTGGAGACCAAATCCGAGAAGACCGACGTGGTGACCGAGGCCGACCGCCAGACCCAGCGGCGAGTCATCGAGGTCATCCGCGAGGAGTACCCCGACGACGCCATCGTCGGCGAGGAAGAGGACGAACTGAAGGAGGTGCCCGACGAGGGCGACGCGTGGGTGATAGACCCCATCGACGGGACGAACAACTACGTCCGGTCGATTCCGGTCTGGACGACCAGCGTCGCGGCGGTCCGGGACGGCGAACCGGTCGCCGCGGTCAACGACTGCCCTGCGCTCGGTGAGACGTACGTCGCCGGACGCGACGGCACGTACCGCGACGGGGACTCGGTCTCGGTCAGCGAGAAGACCGACCCCGAGACGTTCGCCGTCGCGCCGACCATTTGGTGGGGGTTCGACCGGCGCGAGGAGTACGCCGCGATCTGCCGAGAACTCGTCGAGCGGTTCGCCGACATCCGCCGGTTCGGTTCGGCGCAGGTGACTCTCGGGATGGTCGCGGCCGGGTCGCTAGAAGGCACGGTGACGAACGTCGATCCCAACCCGTGGGACACCGTGGCAGGAGTACACATGGTCCGGCAGGCGGGTGGGACCGTCACCGACCTTCAGGGCGACCCGTGGCGACACGATTCCGAGAGCCTCGTCGCTTCGAACGGCGAGACCCACGACGAACTGGTGGCGGCCGTCCGAGACCTCGACTGA
- the psmA gene encoding archaeal proteasome endopeptidase complex subunit alpha translates to MQGQAQQQAYDRGITIFSPDGRLYQVEYAREAVKRGTASIGIRTEGGVVLAVDKRIRSELMERTSVEKIHKADDHIGIASAGHVADARQLIDFARQQTQVNRLRYGEPIGVETLTKDVTDHIQQYTQVGGARPFGVALIIGGIEDGEPRLYETDPSGTPYEWKALAVGADRGEIQEYLEDNYSESMDLDGGIELALRALGSVNDGELSPEGVGLATVDAESEQFMELTNDETEEYLAELGLLGDGDDEDEPEEE, encoded by the coding sequence ATGCAGGGACAAGCCCAACAGCAGGCCTACGACCGTGGGATTACCATCTTCTCCCCGGACGGACGGCTCTATCAGGTCGAATATGCCCGCGAGGCCGTCAAACGCGGCACTGCGAGCATCGGCATCCGCACCGAAGGCGGCGTCGTGCTCGCGGTGGACAAGCGCATCCGCTCGGAGCTGATGGAGCGGACCAGCGTCGAGAAGATTCACAAAGCCGACGACCACATCGGCATCGCCTCGGCAGGCCACGTCGCCGACGCGCGCCAGCTCATCGACTTCGCGCGCCAGCAGACGCAGGTCAACCGCCTGCGCTACGGCGAGCCTATCGGCGTCGAGACGCTGACCAAGGATGTCACCGACCACATCCAGCAGTACACGCAGGTCGGCGGCGCGCGCCCGTTCGGTGTCGCCCTCATCATCGGTGGCATCGAGGACGGCGAGCCGCGCCTCTACGAGACAGACCCGTCGGGCACTCCCTACGAGTGGAAGGCCCTCGCGGTCGGCGCGGACCGCGGCGAGATTCAGGAGTACCTCGAAGACAACTACAGCGAGTCGATGGACTTGGACGGCGGCATCGAACTCGCACTCCGCGCGCTCGGGTCGGTCAACGACGGCGAACTCAGCCCCGAGGGCGTCGGTCTCGCCACCGTGGACGCCGAGTCCGAGCAGTTCATGGAACTCACGAACGACGAGACCGAGGAGTACCTCGCCGAACTCGGCCTGCTCGGCGACGGTGACGACGAAGACGAGCCGGAAGAGGAGTAG
- a CDS encoding Rpp14/Pop5 family protein codes for MKHLPKHLRPRWRYLAVELESWPDADIDRRDFQRSVWFAAQNLLGDAGSADADLKVLQFEFGDGTGEAILRVRHGQVQAARAALACVDEIRDDSVGLRVSGISGTVRACEEKYLGADGQIRDERKVVFEDAQRSAVERDGLLDVRTDGAFAGATELDFE; via the coding sequence GTGAAACACCTCCCGAAACATCTCCGACCCAGATGGCGCTACCTCGCGGTCGAACTCGAATCGTGGCCCGACGCCGACATCGACCGCCGGGACTTCCAGCGGAGCGTCTGGTTCGCGGCACAGAACCTGCTCGGCGACGCCGGGAGCGCCGACGCCGACCTAAAGGTCCTCCAGTTCGAGTTCGGCGACGGCACCGGGGAAGCCATCCTCCGGGTCCGCCACGGCCAGGTCCAAGCGGCCCGCGCGGCGCTCGCCTGCGTGGACGAAATTCGAGACGACTCCGTCGGCCTGCGCGTCAGCGGTATAAGCGGTACGGTCCGTGCCTGTGAAGAAAAGTATTTAGGAGCAGACGGCCAAATTCGTGACGAGAGAAAAGTCGTGTTCGAGGACGCCCAGCGGTCGGCAGTCGAGCGAGACGGACTCCTCGACGTGCGGACCGACGGCGCGTTCGCGGGCGCGACGGAACTCGATTTCGAGTGA
- a CDS encoding HhH-GPD family protein, which yields MSDAESDDADYSLPEDLPAVRDALTAWYETDHRQFPWRETDDAYEILVSEVMSQQTQLGRVVTAWEAFLDEWPTPADLADADRADVVGFWTDHSLGYNNRAKYLHEAAEQVVTEYDGEFPETPEELQNLMGVGPYTANAVASFAFNNGDAVVDTNVKRVLHRAFDVPDDDAAFETAASEAMPEGESRVWNNAIMELGGVACEQSPKCDSAGCPWREWCHAYETGDFTAPDVPTQPSFEGSRRQFRGKVISILKEYDELPLSKLGPRVRVDYAPEGEYGREWLEGLLSDLSDDGLVAVEKTDGDGDSADDEAVARLR from the coding sequence ATGAGCGACGCCGAATCGGACGACGCCGACTACTCGCTCCCCGAGGACCTTCCCGCGGTCCGCGACGCCCTAACCGCGTGGTACGAGACCGACCACCGACAGTTCCCGTGGCGGGAGACCGACGACGCCTACGAGATTCTGGTCTCGGAGGTCATGAGCCAGCAGACCCAACTCGGCCGGGTCGTGACCGCGTGGGAGGCGTTCCTCGACGAGTGGCCCACGCCTGCCGACCTCGCGGACGCCGACCGCGCCGACGTGGTGGGCTTCTGGACCGACCACAGCCTCGGCTACAACAACCGCGCGAAGTACCTCCACGAGGCCGCCGAGCAGGTCGTCACCGAGTACGACGGCGAATTTCCGGAGACTCCGGAAGAGCTTCAGAATCTCATGGGCGTCGGGCCGTACACCGCCAACGCCGTCGCCTCGTTCGCGTTCAACAACGGCGACGCCGTGGTGGACACCAACGTCAAGCGCGTCCTCCACCGCGCGTTCGACGTGCCCGACGACGACGCCGCGTTCGAGACCGCCGCCAGCGAGGCGATGCCCGAAGGCGAGTCGCGCGTCTGGAACAACGCCATCATGGAACTGGGCGGCGTCGCCTGCGAGCAGTCCCCGAAATGCGACTCAGCGGGGTGTCCGTGGCGCGAGTGGTGTCACGCTTACGAGACCGGCGACTTCACCGCGCCCGACGTGCCGACACAGCCGAGTTTCGAGGGGAGTCGTCGGCAGTTCCGCGGCAAGGTAATCTCCATCCTGAAGGAGTACGACGAACTCCCGCTGTCGAAACTCGGCCCGCGCGTCCGGGTCGATTACGCGCCGGAGGGCGAGTACGGCCGCGAGTGGCTTGAAGGGCTTCTCTCTGACCTCTCGGACGACGGACTGGTGGCGGTTGAGAAGACCGATGGAGACGGCGACTCTGCGGACGACGAGGCGGTCGCACGACTGCGGTAG